Proteins encoded within one genomic window of Rhododendron vialii isolate Sample 1 chromosome 1a, ASM3025357v1:
- the LOC131329475 gene encoding uncharacterized protein LOC131329475 produces MKKLIKSGHLRPLTPTPLPQNPPSSHNPNTFCAYHQMRGHLTNSCYRLRHVIQDLIDDGTVQTPPPSKPNVIFNSMPKHNFNLHISYLDQSDVDEQYWSYYQEGESVPDVHCPLKAMLPLVNSISNAVDDRIREFNPSLNIVSVDQPCPIVTAPGDDCSIMVLQGAPPDDLWEVDEIVDVGRASPLANLWDVDTVTNVTVGDEVWTVNSALVDGGLWDVSFVTNPGIPFEDAAAQDPAFCEGLAMEDLATDLALGQDASPTVALVNKGKHKLREVLADLWDSVADIKGVPSLWDVANVPSDITPEAMIALILPLISKHSITFTERDLPVDGVAHNRLLHITVKCIGHWVPIELINNDSAINVCPLRVAYRLGLTKKDLTSSNLAIKAYDSTRRVVQGTLMLELDAKGFKMDV; encoded by the exons ATGAAAAAGTTAATCAAATCTGGCCATCTCAGGCCCTTGACTCCAACccctcttcctcaaaatcctccttctagccataaccccaacaCTTTCTGCGCCTACCACCAAATGCGTGGCCATCTCACCAATTCTTGCTATCGCCTTCGTCATGTGATTCAAGACTTGATCGATGATGGCACTGTTCAAACCCCACCTCCATCAAAACCAAATGTCATCTTCAATTCTATGCCTAAACACAACTTTAACCTTCATATCAGCTACTTAGACCAAAGTGATGTTGATGAGCAGTATTGGAGTTACTATCAGGAAGGGGAGTCTGTTCCCGATGTGCATTGCCCACTTAAAGCTATGCTCCCTCTAGTAAACTCAATCTCAAACGCAGTCGATGACCGCATCCGCGAGTTCAACCCTTCTCTAAATATCGTCTCTGTGGATCAGCCATGTCCTATTGTTACCGCTCCCGGTGATGACTGTAGCATCATGGTTTTACAAGGTGCACCTCCTGATGACCTTTGGGAGGTTGATGAGATTGTTGACGTTGGTAGGGCCTCACCACTTGCCAACCTTTGGGATGTCGATACGGTCACAAACGTTACTGTCGGAGATGAGGTCTGGACTGTTAACTCAGCTTTGGTGGATGGAGGTCTCTGGGATGTTTCGTTTGTTACCAACCCGGGAATACCTTTCGAGGATGCTGCTGCTCAAGACCCTGCTTTTTGCGAGGGATTGGCTATGGAGGATTTGGCAACGGATTTAGCTCTAGGGCAAGATGCGTCACCAACGGTAGCTTTAGTCAACAAGGGAAAGCACAAATTGAGGGAAGTCCTCGCGGACCTTTGGGACAGCGTTGCAGATATCAAAGGCGTACCTTCTCTTTGGGATGTCGCCAAT GTGCCTTCCGACATTACTCCTGAGGCCATGATCGCCCTCATACTACCACTCATATCAAAGCACTCTATCACTTTCACTGAAAGAGACCTCCCTGTCGATGGAGTTGCTCACAACCGCCTGTTGCACATAACAGTCAAGTGTAtaggacattgggtgccaattGAACTCATCAATAACGATTccgcaatcaatgtttgccctttgAGGGTCGCTTACCGCCTGGGTCTCACTAAAAAGGATCTCACGTCGTCTAACTTGGCAATCAAGGCCTACGATAGCACACGTCGTGTGGTACAAGGAACACTAATGCTCGAGCTCGACGCTAAGGGTTTTAAGATGGATGTCTAA